The Euphorbia lathyris chromosome 2, ddEupLath1.1, whole genome shotgun sequence genome includes a window with the following:
- the LOC136219368 gene encoding cytochrome P450 89A2-like, with translation METWLLFLIPFSFFAATILLKFFFFPSANKLPPGPPSFPFIGSSVWFTESLIDINALIRSLHSKFGPIITLYIGSRPAIFVADGFLAHQALVQNGVVFADRPPAVGMEAINSSNQHTISSASYGPTWRLLRRNLTSEIIHPSRFKSYSQSRKRILQILKIRLESESKSGGKVRVIDHFKYATFSLLALICVGDDLEEDQIEKIEAAQRQFVLNYVRFNVFGICPSITKLVFRKMWKQYLQIRENQEKVLIPLIRARKDQQEREIKDRSYVDSLIDLELPEEKRKLTEEEIVSLCSEIFNGGTETTSTALEWIMANLVKYPKIQEKLFMEIKSVVADGDQELIKEDDLQKMPYLKAVILEGLRRHPPAHMVVPHAVKEDTMLDQYLVPKNATVNFMVAEIGRDPRVWEDPMEFKPERFMESEEVFDVSGSKEVKMMPFGVGRRICPGYSLAILHLEYIVGNLIWSYEWKAMEGEEIDLSEQLQFSVAMKHPLQPCLSPRHSLKKII, from the coding sequence ATGGAAACTTGGTTGCTCTTTCTCATCCCCTTTTCCTTCTTTGCTGCTACTATACTTCTTAAGTTTTTCTTCTTTCCCTCCGCCAATAAACTCCCTCCAGGCCCTCCCTCCTTTCCGTTCATCGGCAGTTCCGTCTGGTTCACCGAATCACTCATCGATATCAACGCTCTCATTCGCTCTCTCCACTCCAAATTCGGTCCCATCATCACTCTCTACATCGGCTCTCGCCCTGCCATCTTCGTCGCCGATGGATTCCTCGCCCATCAAGCCTTAGTCCAGAACGGCGTCGTTTTCGCAGACCGCCCACCAGCCGTCGGGATGGAAGCTATTAACTCTAGCAATCAACATACTATCAGTTCTGCTTCTTATGGACCTACTTGGCGCCTTCTTCGCCGCAATCTCACCTCTGAAATCATCCACCCCTCAAGGTTCAAGTCCTACTCACAATCCCGAAAGCGGATTCTGCAAATTCTGAAAATCCGACTCGAATCAGAGTCCAAATCTGGAGGAAAGGTACGAGTGATCGATCATTTTAAGTACGCAACGTTTTCCTTGCTGGCTTTGATTTGTGTAGGAGACGATCTCGAGGAAGATCAGATCGAGAAAATTGAAGCTGCGCAGCGTCAATTTGTGTTGAATTATGTCCGATTTAACGTGTTTGGAATCTGCCCTAGCATCACAAAGTTAGTATTTAGGAAGATGTGGAAACAGTATTTGCAGATTCGGGAAAATCAAGAGAAGGTATTAATCCCTTTGATAAGAGCAAGGAAGGATCAACAAGAGAGAGAAATCAAGGACCGATCATATGTTGATTCGTTGATAGATCTTGAACTTCCTGAGGAGAAAAGGAAATTGACAGAAGAGGAAATTGTTAGTTTATGCTCTGAAATTTTCAATGGAGGAACAGAGACAACCTCCACAGCTCTGGAATGGATCATGGCGAATTTGGTAAAATATCCCAAAATTCAGGAAAAGCTATTCATGGAAATTAAATCAGTGGTAGCAGATGGAGATCAGGAATTGATAAAAGAAGATGATTTGCAGAAAATGCCATATCTGAAAGCTGTGATTTTAGAAGGTTTAAGGCGGCACCCGCCGGCACACATGGTGGTACCACACGCAGTTAAAGAAGATACAATGTTGGATCAATATTTGGTGCCGAAGAATGCAACGGTGAACTTCATGGTGGCGGAGATCGGGCGTGATCCGAGGGTATGGGAGGATCCGATGGAGTTTAAGCCGGAGAGATTTATGGAGAGTGAAGAAGTGTTTGATGTAAGCGGAAGTAAGGAGGTGAAGATGATGCCATTTGGAGTGGGAAGGAGGATTTGTCCTGGTTATAGTTTGGCGATTCTTCATTTAGAATATATAGTGGGGAATTTAATATGGAGCTATGAATGGAAGGCAATGGAAGGAGAAGAAATTGATCTTTCGGAGCAGCTTCAATTTTCAGTGGCGATGAAACATCCATTGCAGCCATGCTTATCTCCAAGGCATTCATTGAAGAAAATTATCTAG
- the LOC136219369 gene encoding probable glutathione S-transferase, producing MSGEEMKVLGGWYSPFSFRVELALKLKGIPYEVIEQDLSNKSHLLLEHNPVYKKIPVLVHNGKPISESLVILEYIDDISKSNPILPQHPYHRATARFWAKFVDDKFTEAIKGILVSSEEEEEKKQVEKAVEALEVLEKELKQKGTMFFGGDKIGLVDVTLGLLNNWVLAVEELAAVKTHEAERFPFIEKWRLNFIEQPCVKEILPQQDKLVQYLRNFRRA from the exons atgagtggAGAAGAGATGAAGGTATTAGGTGGTTGGTACAGTCCATTTTCATTTAGGGTTGAATTAGCTTTGAAGCTTAAAGGTATCCCATATGAAGTTATAGAACAAGATCTCTCCAACAAAAGTCATCTCCTTCTTGAACACAATCCAGTCTACAAAAAAATTCCAGTCCTTGTTCACAATGGAAAACCCATTTCAGAATCACTTGTTATTCTTGAATACATTGATGACATCTCCAAAAGTAACCCCATTTTGCCTCAACACCCTTATCACAGGGCCACTGCTCGTTTCTGGGCCAAATTCGTAGACGATAAG TTTACCGAAGCGATAAAGGGAATATTGGTTTCcagtgaagaagaggaagagaagaaGCAAGTGGAGAAAGCTGTGGAAGCTTTGGAAGTTCTTGAAAAAGAGCTAAAGCAAAAGGGAACAATGTTCTTTGGAGGAGATAAAATTGGATTAGTTGATGTGACTTTGGGTCTTCTGAATAATTGGGTTCTTGCTGTTGAAGAACTTGCTGCTGTCAAAACTCATGAAGCTGAAAGATTTCCATTTATAGAGAAATGGAGGCTGAATTTTATTGAGCAACCTTGTGTTAAAGAAATCTTACCTCAACAGGACAAGTTGGTTCAATATCTTAGGAATTTTCGAAGAGCTTGA